The genomic DNA ATATAATTATATTAAAGGCTATTAACTAAGAGGTGTTAATTATGAAAGAATTAAGAATAGATCCAATTACCAATGATGTTGTTATATTTGCTACAGATAGGTTAAAAAGACCTTTAGATACAGCAGATATCCCAAATGAAGATGAAGAAACTAATGAATATGATGAAGAATGCCCATTTTGCAAAGGAAATGAAGCTCATGCAACTGATGCATTATTTGAAATAGATAGTGAAGAAGGATGGCTTGTAAAATCTGTCTACAATAAATTTCCTATAATTGATGATATGGCAAGAGATGTATATGGTGTTCATGAAGTAATGATAGAGAGCGATAAACATAATCGTAGTTTTTATAACATGAGTCAAAAAGAATTTGAAGATGTTTTTTTTATGTATAGAAATAGATTTAGAGATTTGTCGAAAGATGATAAAGTAGAGTATGTTAGTATCTTCAAAAACTTCTTGAGAAAGGCAGGAGCATCTTTGATGCATCCACATGCACAAATATTGTCTATGTCTTTTATTCCACCTGAAATTACGAATGAACTGTTGGTTTCAAAGGAGTATTATGACAGCAATAAAAGCTCTTTGTATGATGATTTAATAGAAAATGAAATAAGTTTAGATAGAAGAGTTGTTTATAATGGAGAAGCTTTTTTGGTACTTATACCATATGCAACCAAGTATAGTGGAGAAGTAAGAATAATATTTAAAGATAAAATAGAGTTTGGTGAGTTAAATGATAATAATATACAGGAGCTTTCTACAATATTTGAAAAGTTGTTTAAGAAGTTATACAATATCAATGGATATATGCCATTTAATTTATGTATTCACACTCATCCAACAAAGATTGAAACAAAATCGTATTTTAATGTTCATATGCACATAATCCCAAGAAAATATAATTTTGGAGGATTTGAACTTGGAACAAATATGTATGTTTCTTCAATGAGCCCTGAAGATTTAACAAAAAAGTTAAAAATTGATTAAAACATATATTTTTAGGTATTAAGTAAATAGTAATTTTAGATGAAATTATAGTATAGCATTGTTAAAATAAAAGTGAATTAAGAATTTACAATAAAATTGTTGAAAAGCCCCCATCTTTAGCTATGGGGAGTGTGTCAATGTTTAGATGAGGAGTATAAGTATGAAATTTATATCATGGAATGTTAATGGAATAAGAGCTTGTGTTGGGAAAGGATTTTTAGACTTTTTCAAAGAAGTAGATGCAGATATATTTTGTTTACAAGAAACTAAATTGCAAGAAGGGCAAATAGAGTTAGATTTACCAGGATATTTTCAATATTGGAATTATGCTGAGAGAAAGGGTTATTCAGGTACTGCTATATTTACAAAAAAAGAGCCTTTAAAAGTAATGTATGGAATAAATATAGAAGAACATGATAAAGAGGGTAGAGTGATAACTCTAGAGTTTGAAGATTTTTACTTTGTTACAGTATATACGCCAAATTCTCAATCTGAATTAAAGAGACTAGAATATAGAACTAGATGGGAAGACGACTTTATAGATTATTTAACCAAACTAGATAATCATAAGCCTGTAATTGTGTGTGGAGATATGAACGTTGCACATAAAGAAATAGATTTAAAAAATCCTAAAAATAATATGAAAAATGCAGGTTTTACTAAAGAAGAAAGAGAGAAGTTTTCTAAATTATTAGACAGTGGGTTTATAGACACATATAGATATTTTAATCCTGATAAAGAAGGTGTTTATAGTTGGTGGTCATATAGATTTAATGCAAGAAAAAATAATGCAGGGTGGAGAATAGATTATTTTTGTGCATCCAAAAAATTAGAAGATAGATTAGTAAGTGCGGATATACACACTGAAATATTAGGTTCAGACCATTGTCCAGTTGAATTAGAGATAAAATAAAAATTAATTATGATAAAAATTGGGCTGTAGATATAAATTTAAAGTTAACTAGTTTTTTAATCTACATGCCTATTTTTTATCTAAATAAACTCTATTTGTTTTTTCTTTGCTTAACATTTTCTAATGTAAATTGATTTGTTTTCCCCATATTATAAGCTAAGTTAATGATTTTTTTCTCGTCTTTAGTTAATTCACGATTTAAAATTTTCCTAAATTCATCAAATAACTTATCATAATCAACTCTTTTTTTATTAGAATATCTTATAGTTTTAGGTTTTATACTCGTATAAAGATATATATCTGGGACTATACTTGGATTGTATATCTTAATAAAAACTTTAGCAGTATAATATGCATCATTTAAAGCATTGTGATAAGACATTTTTTCATCAAGTTCTAATATAGAAATAGCATTTTG from Clostridioides difficile ATCC 9689 = DSM 1296 includes the following:
- the galT gene encoding galactose-1-phosphate uridylyltransferase, producing the protein MKELRIDPITNDVVIFATDRLKRPLDTADIPNEDEETNEYDEECPFCKGNEAHATDALFEIDSEEGWLVKSVYNKFPIIDDMARDVYGVHEVMIESDKHNRSFYNMSQKEFEDVFFMYRNRFRDLSKDDKVEYVSIFKNFLRKAGASLMHPHAQILSMSFIPPEITNELLVSKEYYDSNKSSLYDDLIENEISLDRRVVYNGEAFLVLIPYATKYSGEVRIIFKDKIEFGELNDNNIQELSTIFEKLFKKLYNINGYMPFNLCIHTHPTKIETKSYFNVHMHIIPRKYNFGGFELGTNMYVSSMSPEDLTKKLKID
- a CDS encoding exodeoxyribonuclease III, coding for MKFISWNVNGIRACVGKGFLDFFKEVDADIFCLQETKLQEGQIELDLPGYFQYWNYAERKGYSGTAIFTKKEPLKVMYGINIEEHDKEGRVITLEFEDFYFVTVYTPNSQSELKRLEYRTRWEDDFIDYLTKLDNHKPVIVCGDMNVAHKEIDLKNPKNNMKNAGFTKEEREKFSKLLDSGFIDTYRYFNPDKEGVYSWWSYRFNARKNNAGWRIDYFCASKKLEDRLVSADIHTEILGSDHCPVELEIK